The Nicotiana tomentosiformis chromosome 2, ASM39032v3, whole genome shotgun sequence genome includes the window CTTCCAAAGAAATCCAGCACAATTGGAGTTACATAAAACATAGTTACCATCTGCAATTGTTACTCTCATAGGGGTACAATATGTTGGAACATATCCGGTCTCTTTGACAGCCTGTTCATCAATGAAGTTGTGGGTTGCTCTTGAATCCACTAATATAGTGAGACTCATATTTTTGGCTACTCATTTAACTAGTATAGAATTTTCTCCTTTGTTACTACCCGAGAGTGCACTCAGGAAGATGGGTTCCTGCATTTCATGCTCAATCTCACCTTCAATGATGAGTTCTTGTGGATTATTGCTTTCATCTGCAACTTCCTCTATTTCCCCTACCATGCAGTTCAATTTCTTTGGTTTACACTGGTGACCTGGAATGCATTTCTCGCCACACTTAAAACACAAGTGGTTATTCTTCATGTACTCATATACTTCGGGGCTTAACTTGAAAGTATTGGATCTATTAACTGGCACTGTTATAGTTTTCTGCGTCACTGATCCTCCTGTAGCTGGGGACAACCTCAATAGCTTTCTCTTGCATACAATCTTGCTCAATAGCATGCCTCAAGGTGGACGGTTTGAATATTTTTACAGCATACTTAATCTCCTCTCTAAGGGCTACCATAAAACTGGAAAGGAAATAAGACTCGTTTAAAGCCGTATTTCTAAGTATCATCTGAGCCTTGATGTCCTCAAATTTTCCCAAAAACTCATCTACGGTTCATGTTTATGTCAGCTTAttaaattcctctactatatccTCCATCAAAGCCTCACCAAATCGTATGCATAATTCCTCTTTAAATACGTCCCAAGTTACTATCCCATTACTTAGAACAAATGAATTATACCAAGTCTCAGCCAATCCATTCAAATAAAGAGTAGTGGCTTCCACCTTTTGATTTTCAGCAGTTTTGTATAAGTTAAAATACCTTTCGTATTTTCAGGTCCATACCTTAGGTTTGTGGCCTTCAAAGCTGGGAAACTCCTATTTGAGAGGAGGAATGGGCAATCCTTGCCTATTGAGCTGTGCGTCTGGTGCTGGAATAGGTAACAATCCATCTCCAACTGGGTTAACATTTTTCGGCCCTCGATTTTCCTTCGATTCCAATGTCGTTAGACGATCTAGAATAAGCTCCAAGGTGCCTTGGATCCCCACCTGCGTATTATCGAGTTCCTTTTGGCTATTGTACAACTCCTCCAACGCTTCATCGTGCTTGGCTAATTTTTCCTTCATTATTTTCATCCTCGTTTCTGCCACCATTGATACTCACATAGGTCGCAGATTCGTTGCTCTGATACTAATTATCATGGTATAAGAtagaaataaaagataataacaattttttttggacaatattttggaattttattAATGGAATTGAAATTGGAACTACAATGGAAACTAATAACAAAAAttaatagaataaaatataaatcCAACTAAATCTCCATTGCTAAGCTAGGAATCTGCATATGAATAAGAAAAAAGGAGAATAATTAGAAGGAGAAGGAAGAATGGTTGAGAAAGAGGAAGTGAGAAAGAGTGTGAAGAAGAGAGGAAGATTACAAGATTTTCCATGAAAATCGTTCTCTCTCCAATTTGTTAGCTATATAACTGAATTTGAGAGAGCTTAGCTGGCAACATCTGGGGCCTTGATACTCATTTATTCTTCTCTAATCTCAGCCGTCTATTTGGTTATTAAATGACTAATTTCTTACCTCCAGTTTTGAACCACGTTGGTTACATTTAGACTACAGCTCATGACACAGAGTGAAAAAGGACTTATCTGCTATTAAGTCACTTAAATCCAATAATTACGGTAATTGCAAAATTAGGAGATAATCTAACAATTTCAGTTGCATCGCTATACTGTTGGCGCGCAACACTTGTCACTACGAGCACCAGGCTTCAAGTCGGGACTCGGGATTCAGGCTCGTGGACCCTAGTCGCGTTGATGTACTATTGGGATTGAGTTTATAAGATGGTTTGGGTTATAGAAACCCATATGCAATAGTACCAGAAGCCCATTCTAGTTGTCTGCACTGGTGCAGCTCCGAGTTATTTGCACAAATAGAACACTTCGTTATCATTAATGATTTTTTGACTCCGCTTATTTTATGGGGTGAACTTCAAGTTAACAATTGTTGCCTTCACTTGCCCCATGAACaatactttttgacttttgacttAAAATTTTTCCCATTAGGCAAGTGGAGATTAAAAAACCAAGACCATTCATTTTCAAGCTATGCCCGATAAAAAGCTAATTTTGGTAAGGGatatttacacaaatagccaattagatttactatttattttttagccggtatatatatagattatatattgattaGATACAGTTACACATATAGTATACATGAATTATAAATATATCATATATTCAGGGAGTACTTTTAATCAGTgctttaaaaggcgtgggcgtaaggcgagacgttttacatatgcctcagcgaggcgtaagccccgtaggtatttagtttttaatattttataaaataatataattacagtaaatatttataaacaggtaaaatgacataaaaattgaagaaagctataaatatgttatatatatatatatatatatatatatatatatatatatatatatatatatatatatatatatatatatatatatacacacacacacacacacacacacacacacacacatacacgctacttagaagcacaactaacttgagtcgaaaagaataaaatttTTTACATGGAggacaaaaaggatgactaacctgtaATTTggactttgaacttgctgctatgaaggagaatgtagttctctttatatttgtaaaaaaaattgaatattcgttgcttttgagagatattagcagactagcgaacaagataaagaattgagaaataccatgaattagggcttcaatcaataaaaatgtcttgacttttaaatttaatacactTCAGTTCCTTTCTAAAACTTTTGAGTAACTACcaagctgacttttgagaatttgggtattatatgaaggacttatttaACAAATTTTGTTTTCATTTGAAAGTCTCTGGAGCTTACGCATCACTAAAAAACGCGCCTCCAACGCacgggcgtacgccccaaattgctaAGCGTacacctcttgagactttcgccccacaccatcatCTAGGGGCGTTTTTGATGCGCCTCGCCCCAGAGTTCTCCcagaaaacgccttttaaaatattGCTTTTAATTTAACCAATTGGAAGAACAACTATTTGGACCAATTCATACTGAAAAAGCATTAGTCACTTTCTGGCCACACATGAAAGGTTTTACCCGCTTGGTGTTTATATCAAACCAATGAACGCAAGCATAAACAAACTTATCACTTAATTATGAGTAAATAATATGTATTCTTGCTTAAATTTAACTTATTCTTGATTGGCTTGACGTAGATACGAGAGAAACCAATGTTGCGGACCagaagacagctttgactatgatTTCTGATCGAAATCCTAATTACGGGAAGCAGATAATGATCACTCTCACCGCTGGTGGCTGAGAGAATAATGTTATTCCATTTCACTACACCATCTATTTTGACTTAAATTGTAATATCCCATGGATTAAAATAACAGCCATTATTTATGCACAAAAATGTATTCTATCATGAGCAGTTGGAAAACGAGTCTGCCTTTAGTTCTTCGAAATGCCAGTACATCAACTTTTCCCCATTCTCTTAGATATTCCAACTTGCATTTCCACCTCCTTTTCCAAACTCTACATATGTTTCTTTGCATAAAATTTAAGTGCATAATAGTTATTTAGGCAGGAAAGGTTGATTTCCGGTCGTGAATTATGCATTTCCAAAACATCATCCCATTAAAAATTGTGTTATATAAATCATAAAGAAAAGAATATAAACGGTGTAGAACGTACAACCAGCCGTGTTTAAAACAACTTCCATGGCCCTTAATTAGTGACGCTGATTATTGTACTAGTGTGTACGAATAAATAAAGTAAACGAACTTTAAAAAAAGAGTTTTTTCATTACAATAAAAAATTTAGACAAAGTATGTTATTAGTGAAATTTctatatgctttggcctttaggTGTTCAATGCCCGACAAAAACTACTAATTTCAATTTCCACTGTATAAAACCCACTAAATTGGAAAGCTTTTGCCAAAAATATTTGTATTCTCAAGATTTGAACCCAAATGTTAATCACATGTTCAATACGGTAGACCGCTGGCCCAACTGGGGAAAAAAGTAGAGGGTGATGCATCTAATCTAACTTATTGTAGTGCCATTGAAAGATGAACATGATTTTTTTGGCATATGAGGCAGCACTCAGTACTcattaattattaaataattcGGCAAATGTTTAGAATTGGTTCGCTTTGTTATGCATATGCTGCTATGGGCTCTCATTTGTTCTAAAGCAAGAGTTGTGTATACCTAACTCCTTATCAATTTCGTATTAAAGTACTTGAACTTCAATTAAGCTTTTGAATGATAATTTGCACAATTCAATATGATAGTAGAATATATAAAGTCCTTAATCCAAATCTCATAAACACGTACCCATCAAACAAATTCTTTTACGTAAGGGAGcatcttaaaatttaaaatatataaagaaGATGTTCATTGATTAGTTGGTTCATCTTAAAGTTAGTCGTTAATCGGAGAAAAACAtgcaaaaaataattatcttagaCATAAGCCAATTATATTGTGTCCATTCTCTTCTAGGAGAATGATTCTTTTACAGCATGGTGGAAAAGGATAACTTAATGATCACAGAAATTACGTGAGATTAAGGATTACTTAGCTATTAAGGGACTGTTTTCCTTTTTATAAAACGTGAATTAGATTAAAAGAAAGTCATCTTATTCCTCTGGAACCTGGATTTATCCATAACCTTTCTGTTAAAGACTTCTTTTCCTTTCCATAAATAAATGATTTATTAGCTTAAAATTCATGAACTGAATTGGATTCTTAACCCGAAAGCACACGTTTAGCGGGCCCCTAGGCCCATTTCAGAATAAACCCGCACTCAATTTCTAATATTCATATATTCTTAGTCGTGTTAATTTTCATACCAGTAAATTACGCATCGACCCTTTCAAAATTCATCCCCATAAGACATACATATAGTTGGAAAATAAATCCAAAAAGAATTATGACGTGGAGGTCTCGAGATCTGAGTCTTGAAAATAGATAATAAAGAGTTTTTTTATTAATACGGCGACCTCCACGACTAGAATTTGAATTAGTGAGTTTCAGGACGTAAATAattttataaaaagaaaaaagaaaagaagattaTGGGATGTCTTGATCCGCCCAATGTTTTATCCGCCAGTTGTTTGGATCATCTGAGGAGGTCTTCTATGGAAATGACATATATCAAAATTAATTAGCTTAAAGTTAGGTGACCATATCATAGATTAATTAGACGATACAGACACTAGATGAATGATTTGCTACCTATAAGAGATATAGAACGTCATTACAGTCCAATCCACTTAACCTTTAAGTAGCTTTTTACATTAAAATAGAAAAAGGGAAATTTGGAAAGAGACCAAAGAGCTTATCTAAGAAAAATAAGCTTTCTGTTCTTTAATTTCTTATTTCTTATTTCTTATTAGAGGATAGTGAGACTAGATGAATGATTGTTGGCCTTCTTAGTGTGTGATAAAGCATTGGATGACACGAGAAAACTCTTAGGTACGTACACTTATTAAAATACAGTAAGTGTTAGGTACTTCAATTGAATGGTAGATTATTGGAAACAAGTGTTGCCAACTTAAAACAGAATAAAAAAAAGTGTCTATCTCTTTCTaacaatttaaaattttaagtaaaatatttacatcaatcAACTCGATATATAAAAGGATTAAGAAAATTCGTAATTAGCATATATTAGGcatgtttaaaaaaaaataaacggTATACACAAGAATAATGGTGAGGGATAAATATGGAAATTCAAGAAATAAAAAATAGTATGACAAGACTTGAAAAGTGATGCACCGGCGAAATTTGAGTGCATAGATCAGCAAGGAATACAGTAAAGCGCAAGAAAGAATCCCACAACTCTTTTCCTTTTTTTGAGTAGCGAATGGATTTTTGCTGGGATATTTCTATAACTCAATTATAGGAATAGGAGTACCATTTTCTAGTCCAATCTTATCCATGCACCGTTAAAACCATTACTCTCACCGTAAACTTGTTTGATTTGgtacaaaattaagaaaaaataaagaattttAAAATTTGTGATCCTAAATATGTTAGAAATTGGTCcaaagtatttgtgtggttataaaagcttctcactaatgatataattaaaaatttaagctaaattattttcaaatttaaaaaaaacaatCATTCGACATATAGAAGATAGGCTCACATGAAGCAGGGCTGACTCTAACGTGATGAGAGGTAAGACATatgccttaggcccccaaatttaTGGGGGAGGGGGCATTTTTTAAAAAGAATAGAtttataggtatttaaaaaataaatatttagtactttttaatacaaaattagagtttttaatataaaaaggAAATAGAGCTCTTTAAATATGTAAAGAAAGTAATAATTTGACATATTTAAAAATGGATAGATGAATAGTTTTCGCAACGTTTCAGTTTTACTCTTTCATTAGATAATGTATACAAAAATTCACACTCCCTTTCTTAATATGTCCAAGTTAATCTTTCTTTTCTCCAATCTCTTTATATTTCAGAAACCCCTATATATTTTCTGTATTTCTCTTTAATATTCTTATTCACCTTTTTTCTCCAATATTTCATTACTCACTTTCTTTCTACAAAATTTCATTAGCTCCACTGTTCAACAATACTTTTAAGTTTCCAATAATTCTATACTTCTATTGCTCTATAAAATATTATCTAATATCAACAATATctcaaaaaaaaataaatgagctcgctatattatcaattgaataAAGATAATTCGAGAAAATCGATTATAAAAATGATTATTAACAACTTTGTATTTCAACGGAATATTTCTTTTTCCTGCCCTATAAATACAAACATAACAGAGCAATCAATTTCTCAGATTAACTGATCGAGAGAAAAAATATATTACTAAGAAGATGACAActatgataatgatgatgaaaCCATTACGTAATACAACTTCTACAGCAGGAGACTCGAGTTTTCACAGATGGAATTCCCCAGTTCCGTACCTCTTTGGTGGGTTAGCAGTTATGATGGGATTAATAGCGTTAGCATTGTTAATATTGGCTTGTTCTTACAAGAAACGTTCGTCGTCGACGGAAGAATCATCGTCATCTTCCAACAACGTTAATGATTCCGACGACGGTCGTCAAGAGAAGCCGTCGACGAAGTCAGTACAGGTATTGAGACCAGAGATGGAACCAAAATTTGTTGTGATTATGCCTGGAGATTACAATCCTACGTGTTTAGCCAAGCCCGCCATGCCTACTCGCCAAGGTCCTGACCAAGTTTGAGTCatttaattcttttcttttttccaataGTTTCTGAGCTGGAATGAGGTAGAAAGTAGGAGTAAGAGATGATATGGGACGGAAATAATGGAGAGTAAATTACAGCAACTAATATGTAACTACATTTGCCAAAAACAAAAAGGGAAAAAACTACAACCCGTGAACAATATTTTTTGGTTCAACTTCTTGTCTTCGTATTTTTGGGGGTTTTGACACTGATGAGTGCGCGGAGAAATCGGAAGTTAACAATATATAATGTTTAATTATCGATAGTTTATATATTTCAGCAAATTAAGGGTTAATTGTTTACATCTGTAACCAAAGTGGATTCTTGATCACGATATATGTTAATTAGGTTAGCAAGCGAAGCTTTAGAGCTTTCGAGGCGAACTCCAATAATTATGAGGAGTTAATATTTGAGGTAACAAGGCCCTTCCCAAATGAGGCTTTAAATTTTTGAAGCATCTATTGCTTCCACAGTAAATTGCCAAAAAGACCAGGACCCCAGAAAATTAACGAAGGAACAACATAAACATAAACACGAGAATTCTCCTTAATTTGCTTTTTTCTTTACACGCACTGTCAATTAAATGTACGTTCAAAAAATGTAGAATAGAGACATAAAGTACTAATGTATTATGGCTTGTCGTGGAGTATATCCTCGTATTTGAATTGGGAAGAAGGATTCCCTGCTgcgtgaatttcgggatttttaatTACAACATATCATATTAAGTACTGCAATAAAATTTCATGTGCAAAACATGTCATATACCTATTTCATTAGAAGAAATATTGAATGGGGGTAAAAAATTTAcctttttgtttacttttttttttccttttgttcgTTGATCATGATATAGATAAGGTTCATAAGTGAAATATTCTGGAAAAGTTACGAAATGAACTTTCGATAATACATTAATGTGACGCATGTTATAAGGCTATAGCAAATTATGAGACGGAGTGGAGTGTTGGAATGACATTAAGCAAAAGTTTCGTGCAATTAAGAGAAAGAGACTATTAAGCAAAGGTTGAAGAGAGACATCTTTGTATGATTAAAGCCTGTTACAAGAAGCAGCGGCCCTGGAAAATGACATTCACTAGACTCTGGTAAAATCTTATACCAAATTAAAGATACGTATTGGTAATTCATAACTGTATTAGACACATAGTATATGAGCTTAAGTTCTATACATTGTCTATATATTTACACAATCAAAACACTTATTTGGTAATTACAAACAAATCTCTCAATAAACATTACATAATTGGTAATCAAGTAAAAAATAGTATAACCTAATTTTAATTTGCTGGTGCCAGCTGATAGTGTAAATCATCATATATACATTATCAGTATATTAAGTTGGGGTTAATATCAATTATGAGTAAATAACGTTTTCTTACTTTTGGTCAAGCTGAACAAATGCAGTAATTATTTTACGGAAAATCGGTTATTCATTGCGCCAAAAATGATAACATCATGTGGTCCTCTCTCCTCCTATTCTTGTGTCGTTTCATTAATTATTATGCCCCTTATAGAGCTGCCTATAGAAAATCAGAAAGTTAAAGAAAAGAAtcacaatgatgatatgatgaagaaACCATTGGACAATTCCAGTTAAAATGTTAACCTTGGTCTAGTTTTTCAATTTAAGTTATGcacaatatatatttttttaacataAAGTACATTTAAACTTTTCTACCATATCCTTGTACATCCTACAAGGATAGACAACATTTTTATTTAGTGACCGATGACGACCACTTTTTGCCCGATCGTTACTGACCTATAGCGATCATATTTGGGCTTTTAACGACCAGATTTTTCATCGCTAATAACCACTTCTCTTGTATATATAATCATGTCAATTAGAGGCGGAGGTAGTCTACCACACTAGCTAGCTAGAGCAGACCTCACAGTCCCGAGTAGTATATGTTTTGCTACTATTTGTCTTTGTCTGTGTGTTGCAATTACATTGGATTTTACGTTAATTCGACGTGCCATAGTAACATTTGAGAAGAGTTAGCGAACCTCATTGTGTTTTTGCTATTTCCGCTCACACAGAAGATTAGAACAATACAGTTGAATGACAAAATCCCATTCTGTTCTTGAATAAGACATTAACGTGATGCAAATTATAGCTAGGCCTATAGCAGTTAATGTAATATATACTATGAAGGAGGAGATTGTTGGAATCTAAATCCATGGCATTAAGTAAAAAGTTTCGTGCAAGAAAAAGATGTCGTTGAAAGGGGCTGGGTAGACCTCCTTGTAAAATAATTctgaacaagataaaataatatataaacagAAATATAAAAGAATCTGGATTTAATCAGAGCCCACTGAATTAACAGTGTTTTCTTAAGAAATCTAATTCCCTCATAATACCCAAGGTTGTGAATTATTTCCTCACatgatagaacgaattacacattggtgtagcggtacttcaaactccagtgtttcagcgaacacaaagatcgGTAGCAAATCAACACTTACTGTTACTTtctttgtagttaaaacaatgcagaagaaaggaggagaactCAGAAATTCGTATGaaaaatctgagagaatggactggtatttatattcaatgttgagctcaaactgaagaggtgcaactcttcaaaacTAAAGAGGTGCAACTCTTAAGAAGGGTTGTTTGTGTAAATCGGTCATAACGTAAATGACTTTTACAAAAAGCGAAGGGCATATAATGTTCCGTTagatttaatattaattttttgtttaaaaaaagggatatttaataacatttctgttaatatttactattaataaataaatttggtccaaacaattaatcaatcaatcgatcatttgaccaaatccaaatcaaaatccaaatccaaatccaaatctgaaaccgagccgagcgagcgactacgacgacgacgcgaggcttgccttcttcttaactctttaagagttagaagaagatCAATTGTAtgtatatacccatcaaaaacctttttctcttccaatatgggataatgtccctttgtcaaagagggaaactcaaatattttcaatttctctccatttctcattcacccttttAAAGCTACATTTAAgtttaaaatcccaacaatcccccacatgaatggggaatggctatatct containing:
- the LOC104114167 gene encoding protein GLUTAMINE DUMPER 6-like, producing MTTMIMMMKPLRNTTSTAGDSSFHRWNSPVPYLFGGLAVMMGLIALALLILACSYKKRSSSTEESSSSSNNVNDSDDGRQEKPSTKSVQVLRPEMEPKFVVIMPGDYNPTCLAKPAMPTRQGPDQV